A section of the Acidobacteriota bacterium genome encodes:
- the gnd gene encoding decarboxylating 6-phosphogluconate dehydrogenase, whose amino-acid sequence MQLGMVGLGRMGANMTRRLLRGGHKLVVSDLSSEAVKQLAGEGASGSTSLQDLVSQLSAPRAVWVMVPAGGPTENTVQSLLQYMQPGDVVIDGGNSYFKDDVRRSLICKAKGVDYVDVGTSGGVWGLERGYCMMIGGPDGAVKRLDPIFKTLAPGRGDIPRTPGREKMGGTSEDGYIHCGPSGAGHFVKMVHNGIEYGMMQAYAEGFDIFKNATSKDLPEEIRYDLNLADIAEVWRRGSVVSSWLLDLTAIALAENPTLSEYSGFVQDSGEGRWTIQAAIEESVPAEVLTASLFTRFRSRQEHTFAEKILSAMRQKFGGHVEPKAQPKKA is encoded by the coding sequence ATGCAATTAGGAATGGTAGGGCTGGGGCGCATGGGCGCCAACATGACGCGGCGACTGCTGCGCGGTGGACACAAGCTGGTCGTTTCCGATCTCAGTTCCGAAGCGGTCAAGCAACTGGCCGGCGAAGGAGCCTCTGGATCGACCTCGCTCCAGGACCTGGTCAGCCAATTGAGCGCTCCCCGCGCAGTCTGGGTGATGGTGCCCGCAGGCGGGCCAACCGAGAACACGGTGCAGTCGCTCCTGCAGTACATGCAACCGGGAGACGTCGTCATTGACGGCGGTAACTCCTACTTTAAGGATGATGTGCGACGTTCGCTGATCTGCAAGGCAAAAGGTGTCGATTATGTGGATGTAGGGACCAGTGGCGGCGTCTGGGGACTTGAACGCGGCTATTGCATGATGATCGGCGGGCCTGACGGTGCTGTAAAACGCCTCGACCCGATCTTTAAGACGCTGGCTCCCGGACGCGGCGACATTCCGCGTACTCCGGGCCGCGAGAAGATGGGCGGCACGTCGGAGGATGGCTATATCCATTGCGGACCGTCCGGCGCGGGACACTTTGTGAAGATGGTGCACAACGGTATCGAGTACGGCATGATGCAGGCCTATGCCGAAGGCTTCGACATTTTCAAGAACGCGACCAGCAAGGACCTTCCCGAAGAAATTCGCTACGACCTGAATCTGGCGGATATCGCGGAAGTCTGGCGACGGGGCAGTGTGGTCAGTTCATGGCTGCTCGACCTCACCGCCATTGCCTTGGCGGAAAATCCGACGCTCTCTGAATACAGCGGATTTGTGCAGGATTCGGGCGAAGGCCGCTGGACGATCCAGGCAGCCATCGAAGAATCCGTTCCTGCGGAAGTACTGACTGCGTCGTTGTTCACGCGCTTCCGCTCTCGCCAGGAACATACGTTTGCAGAAAAGATACTTTCTGCGATGCGCCAGAAATTCGGCGGACACGTCGAGCCGAAAGCACAACCGAAGAAAGCGTAA
- a CDS encoding glucose-6-phosphate dehydrogenase, translated as MALTEAAPTSAKPRVGRVADPCVMVIFGATGDLTRRKLIPALYNLASQQLLSREFAIIGVGRTPMTNDEARKKLSEDFKQFATGPVDPDLWEWFVRHLHYVSGNFDDPATYDRLKQELTKVEKDHSTHGNVFFYLATAPNYFCEIVQSLAKVDLMKEENGQWRRVIVEKPFGHDLESARTLNQNLLKFASEHQIYRIDHYLGKETVQNILAFRFANGIFEPIWNRRYIDNVQISVAETVGVEGRGGYYDTAGALRDMVPNHIMQLITLTTMEPPISFEANAVRDEQAKILHAIQPFTSEDVLSKTVRGQYGDGVVNGQRLPAYRSEPGVPADSKAETYVAMKLLIDNWRWAGVPFFLRTGKRMASRNTHVVIEFRRAPFVLFRETQVEDLMPNQLVMHIQPEEGISLRFAAKTPGPAMNLGEVDMDFKYADYFGETTATGYERLLHDCMIGDATLFQRADMVEAGWSIVTPVLDVWKALPPRNFPNYPSGAWGPKDADELLERDGRAWRNFEK; from the coding sequence ATGGCTTTGACCGAAGCGGCACCGACTTCAGCAAAACCGCGCGTTGGACGCGTGGCCGATCCCTGCGTGATGGTGATTTTTGGCGCGACTGGCGACCTCACGCGCCGGAAACTGATTCCCGCGCTTTACAACCTGGCCAGCCAGCAATTGCTGTCGCGGGAGTTCGCCATCATCGGAGTCGGACGCACTCCCATGACCAACGATGAGGCACGCAAGAAGCTTTCCGAGGACTTCAAGCAGTTCGCGACCGGCCCGGTTGATCCCGATTTGTGGGAATGGTTTGTCCGGCACTTGCACTACGTGTCGGGAAACTTCGACGATCCTGCAACCTATGACCGGCTGAAGCAGGAACTCACGAAGGTGGAGAAGGACCATTCCACGCATGGCAACGTCTTTTTCTACCTGGCGACAGCGCCGAACTACTTTTGCGAGATCGTGCAGAGCCTGGCCAAAGTGGATCTGATGAAAGAAGAGAACGGCCAGTGGCGGCGCGTGATTGTTGAAAAGCCGTTTGGCCACGACTTGGAGTCGGCGCGAACGCTGAATCAGAATCTTCTCAAGTTCGCCTCCGAGCACCAGATCTACCGCATTGATCATTATCTGGGCAAGGAAACGGTCCAAAACATCCTGGCGTTTCGGTTTGCGAACGGAATCTTCGAACCCATCTGGAATCGCCGCTACATCGACAACGTGCAGATTTCCGTGGCCGAAACAGTGGGCGTGGAAGGCCGCGGCGGTTACTACGATACGGCGGGAGCTCTGCGTGACATGGTGCCGAACCACATCATGCAGCTGATCACGCTCACGACGATGGAGCCTCCGATTTCGTTCGAAGCGAACGCGGTGCGCGACGAACAAGCCAAAATCCTGCACGCGATCCAGCCGTTCACTTCCGAAGACGTGCTCAGCAAAACCGTCCGCGGGCAGTATGGAGATGGTGTAGTCAACGGTCAGCGTCTGCCTGCATACCGTTCGGAACCCGGCGTTCCCGCCGACTCCAAGGCTGAGACCTACGTCGCCATGAAGCTGCTGATCGACAACTGGCGCTGGGCGGGAGTTCCCTTCTTCCTGCGCACCGGCAAGCGCATGGCGAGCCGCAATACCCATGTGGTGATCGAATTCCGGCGCGCTCCGTTCGTGCTGTTCCGGGAGACGCAGGTGGAAGACCTGATGCCGAATCAACTCGTCATGCACATTCAGCCCGAGGAAGGCATCTCACTGCGTTTTGCGGCCAAGACACCCGGCCCCGCAATGAATCTGGGCGAAGTCGATATGGACTTCAAATACGCCGACTACTTTGGCGAGACCACCGCCACTGGATACGAACGCCTGCTCCACGATTGCATGATTGGCGACGCTACGCTATTTCAGCGTGCCGATATGGTTGAGGCGGGATGGAGCATCGTCACTCCTGTGCTCGATGTATGGAAAGCGTTGCCTCCGCGCAATTTCCCGAACTATCCGTCGGGCGCGTGGGGACCGAAAGACGCGGACGAATTGCTGGAGCGCGATGGCCGGGCGTGGAGAAATTTCGAGAAATAA
- the pgl gene encoding 6-phosphogluconolactonase, with product MTCIRIIEVLPAPAELFEAAAKEFVRIGRAAIAERGRFTVALSGGSTPRTLYSLLAKEHADFAWKKTFLFFGDERHVPPDHHDSNYRMVNEALLSKVSIPAKNVYRVQAEDPEAAMAASDYEKQLRSFFKLTPGEFPHFDLILLGLGPDGHTASLFPGSDGLKERSRLVIANWVEKFKTHRITFTFPVLNHTTDVMFLSSGPEKADMVREILEGHHRPPYPAQQIEPEGRLVWMLDEAAAAKLTS from the coding sequence ATGACGTGCATTCGGATCATCGAAGTACTTCCCGCGCCTGCCGAACTCTTCGAAGCTGCCGCGAAAGAATTCGTTCGCATTGGCCGCGCCGCCATCGCCGAACGCGGACGCTTTACGGTGGCTCTCTCCGGCGGTTCGACTCCCCGAACTCTCTATTCACTGCTCGCTAAAGAGCATGCCGACTTTGCATGGAAGAAGACTTTCCTCTTCTTTGGCGACGAGCGCCACGTGCCACCCGACCACCACGACAGCAACTATCGCATGGTGAACGAAGCGTTGCTTTCAAAGGTATCGATCCCCGCCAAGAATGTGTATCGCGTTCAGGCCGAGGACCCGGAAGCAGCGATGGCGGCATCGGATTATGAAAAGCAATTGCGCAGCTTCTTCAAATTGACACCGGGAGAGTTTCCGCACTTCGACCTGATCCTGCTGGGACTTGGACCCGACGGCCACACGGCTTCCCTGTTTCCCGGCTCAGATGGATTGAAGGAACGTTCCCGTCTGGTGATCGCGAACTGGGTGGAGAAGTTCAAGACCCACCGCATCACCTTCACGTTCCCGGTTTTGAACCACACGACCGACGTCATGTTCCTTTCGAGCGGACCCGAAAAAGCGGATATGGTTCGCGAAATCCTGGAAGGCCATCACAGGCCTCCCTATCCTGCACAGCAAATTGAGCCCGAAGGTCGGTTGGTTTGGATGCTGGACGAGGCTGCGGCTGCAAAATTGACGAGCTAA
- a CDS encoding CoA-binding protein — MKQPDAIYELLSRVKTIAVVGQSDSAMRPSHGVSAYMQSQGYKIIPVNPHISEALGEIAYPSLFDVPGKIDLVDVFRRPEYVDEIVEQAIQLKIPAIWLQEDVINEQAAEKARQAGIFVVMDRCILKEHRARFR; from the coding sequence TTGAAGCAACCAGACGCCATCTACGAATTGCTGTCCCGGGTCAAAACCATTGCCGTCGTGGGACAGTCCGATAGTGCGATGCGCCCGAGCCATGGCGTTTCTGCGTACATGCAATCGCAGGGATACAAAATCATTCCCGTGAACCCGCACATTTCCGAGGCGTTGGGAGAAATAGCCTATCCGTCCCTGTTCGATGTCCCCGGCAAGATTGATCTCGTCGACGTTTTTCGACGTCCAGAATATGTGGATGAGATTGTTGAGCAAGCCATCCAGTTGAAGATTCCCGCGATCTGGCTTCAGGAAGATGTGATCAACGAACAGGCCGCTGAAAAGGCCCGCCAGGCGGGGATTTTCGTCGTAATGGACCGTTGCATTCTGAAAGAGCACCGTGCCCGATTCCGATAA
- a CDS encoding HD domain-containing protein produces MKPGAPKPPHLGPRLQKAFRYAADKHAGQTRKQTAVPYLSHLMAVASLVMESGGDEDMAIAALLHDVVEDCGGMPRLREVHKMFGGRVAKIVEGCTDSFSDPKLPWIVRKSEYLSRLKSEDAETRLVSASDKLHNVRTIIADYRYDGESIWKRFSGGRDGTLWYYRALNEEFQRRKANRTTRQLAIVVCELEMMAGVKPPRAARKRRAARVQDKRGR; encoded by the coding sequence ATGAAACCTGGCGCCCCCAAGCCGCCACACTTAGGCCCGCGTCTGCAGAAGGCATTTCGCTATGCTGCCGATAAGCATGCAGGACAGACTCGCAAACAAACTGCCGTGCCCTATCTGTCGCATCTGATGGCGGTTGCGTCGTTGGTAATGGAAAGCGGCGGCGACGAGGATATGGCCATCGCAGCACTCCTGCACGATGTGGTGGAAGACTGTGGCGGCATGCCGAGGCTGCGCGAGGTTCATAAAATGTTTGGCGGCCGTGTAGCGAAGATTGTCGAAGGCTGCACGGATTCGTTCTCCGATCCGAAACTGCCGTGGATCGTCCGCAAGAGCGAATATCTATCCCGGCTGAAGAGCGAAGACGCCGAAACCCGCCTGGTCTCAGCTTCCGACAAGTTGCATAACGTTCGCACCATCATTGCCGACTATCGCTACGACGGGGAGTCCATCTGGAAACGTTTCAGCGGCGGCCGTGACGGCACGCTCTGGTACTATCGCGCCTTGAATGAAGAATTTCAGCGCCGCAAAGCGAATCGGACCACCCGTCAGCTGGCGATTGTCGTGTGCGAACTGGAAATGATGGCCGGGGTAAAACCGCCCCGAGCCGCCCGAAAGCGGCGCGCAGCAAGGGTTCAGGACAAACGAGGGAGATGA
- the prfB gene encoding peptide chain release factor 2 (programmed frameshift) produces the protein MSDNLLAELEQQYTALKSKVHDLREYFDAGKLRPQLAEIEKQAADPSLWSNPAKSQQVMRERKRLEGMLSLESDLARRTDDIGAYFDLAGEGENVTSELQRDLTSLTELVDRVETETLLSGDNDGRNAIVTIHPGAGGTESQDWAQILLRMYLRWAEQQGFQTEMYDEQPGEEAGIKSATFVVNGQYAFGYLSSEIGVHRLVRISPFDQAKRRHTSFASVFVSPEIDDSIEVIIKPDDIRIDTYRSSGKGGQHVNTTDSAVRITHIPTGLVASCQNERSQHKNKEKAMSMLRSKIYEFEMEKKRAVTKKIEDSKLDIGFGSQIRSYVLQPYRLIKDHRTKFEVGDVDRVLDGNLRPFMQAYLRMRRGEKTT, from the exons ATGAGCGACAACCTTCTAGCTGAACTCGAGCAGCAATACACCGCACTCAAAAGCAAAGTCCACGACCTTCGGGAGTAT TTTGACGCCGGTAAACTGCGCCCGCAGTTAGCCGAAATCGAAAAGCAGGCGGCTGACCCGAGTCTGTGGTCGAATCCCGCGAAATCCCAACAAGTGATGCGGGAACGCAAGCGCCTGGAAGGCATGTTGTCCCTGGAAAGCGATCTGGCGCGGCGCACCGATGATATCGGCGCGTATTTTGATCTTGCCGGCGAAGGCGAAAACGTCACCAGCGAATTGCAGCGCGACCTGACGAGCCTGACCGAACTTGTCGACCGCGTAGAAACTGAAACGCTGCTTTCCGGCGACAACGATGGACGCAACGCCATCGTGACCATCCATCCGGGTGCGGGCGGTACGGAGTCCCAGGACTGGGCGCAGATCCTGCTGCGTATGTATCTGCGATGGGCTGAGCAGCAGGGCTTTCAGACGGAAATGTACGACGAGCAGCCCGGCGAAGAAGCGGGCATCAAGTCCGCGACCTTCGTGGTCAACGGCCAGTATGCCTTCGGCTACCTTTCCAGCGAAATCGGAGTACACCGCCTCGTCCGCATTTCACCTTTCGACCAGGCAAAGCGGCGCCATACTTCGTTTGCCAGCGTCTTTGTGTCGCCGGAAATTGATGACAGCATCGAAGTCATCATCAAGCCGGACGATATTCGTATCGATACCTATCGCTCCAGCGGCAAGGGCGGCCAGCACGTCAACACAACCGATTCGGCGGTGCGGATTACGCACATCCCTACGGGACTTGTTGCCAGTTGCCAGAACGAACGCTCCCAGCATAAGAACAAAGAAAAGGCGATGAGCATGCTGCGTTCAAAAATCTACGAATTCGAAATGGAGAAGAAGCGCGCAGTAACCAAGAAAATTGAAGACTCCAAACTCGATATCGGTTTCGGATCGCAAATCCGCTCTTATGTCCTGCAACCGTACCGCCTGATCAAAGATCACCGGACGAAGTTCGAAGTCGGCGACGTAGACCGTGTACTGGACGGCAATTTGAGGCCGTTCATGCAGGCGTACCTGCGCATGCGGAGAGGTGAAAAAACAACATGA
- the lnt gene encoding apolipoprotein N-acyltransferase, translated as MAPLLIALRRTQTPGSLQVDASVRLEPASPWQAFLMCYTCGTLWYLGTCYWIFDTMRHYGGLPIPLALLVLLAACMYMGTYHGVFGLLLAHSAGNKVLQRRALAVAPFLWVAIELARTRISAYPWELLGYTQTNNAALARVTTLVGVYGLSFEIMLVNSVFAAAFLVPKDRRKWLLAAAFASASVLQAGQLISPPPVSTDHTALLVQQNIPAESTWTTDYFQGTLRDLSWISLHPPGGKEGQHYDLIVWPESPSPFLLNDPNFRRPVEELARQSQSWLLVGSIGVQNASMSFEHRSEVFNSAGLINPSGELAARYDKTHLVPFGEYIPFQRLLPFMNMLTDQIGNFAWGHSREPLEAGGQKLGIAICYESIFPDEVREYVQRGADVLINLTNDGWYGDSGAWKQHLEMTQMRAIENGRWMLVATNTGKTASVDPYGRIVAATGRKFRTTLSAPYSLLSSTTFYTRHGDWFAVLCAIISLGAIPARFVFRKYERQPSS; from the coding sequence GTGGCGCCCCTACTGATTGCCCTGCGCCGTACCCAGACGCCCGGTAGCCTGCAAGTGGATGCTTCCGTGCGGCTCGAACCCGCCAGCCCCTGGCAGGCATTCCTGATGTGTTACACCTGCGGCACTTTGTGGTACCTCGGAACCTGCTACTGGATTTTCGATACCATGCGCCACTATGGCGGATTGCCGATCCCGCTCGCACTGCTGGTGCTGCTGGCTGCCTGCATGTACATGGGCACCTATCACGGAGTGTTCGGACTGCTTCTCGCACACTCCGCGGGCAACAAAGTCTTGCAGCGCCGCGCGCTGGCCGTGGCCCCGTTCCTGTGGGTCGCAATCGAGTTGGCGCGGACACGGATCTCGGCGTATCCATGGGAATTGCTCGGCTACACGCAAACCAACAATGCAGCGCTCGCCCGCGTGACAACGCTGGTGGGAGTCTACGGACTGTCGTTTGAAATCATGCTGGTAAACAGCGTGTTCGCCGCTGCGTTCCTGGTGCCGAAAGATCGTCGAAAGTGGCTTCTGGCAGCGGCTTTTGCATCAGCGAGTGTATTGCAGGCTGGACAATTGATATCGCCGCCGCCCGTTTCCACCGACCATACAGCCCTTCTTGTGCAGCAGAACATTCCGGCGGAATCGACCTGGACGACCGACTATTTTCAAGGGACGCTGCGGGACTTGTCGTGGATCAGCCTGCATCCTCCCGGCGGAAAAGAAGGCCAGCATTACGACTTGATCGTCTGGCCCGAGTCGCCCTCGCCATTCCTGTTGAACGACCCCAATTTTCGACGACCCGTCGAGGAACTGGCGCGTCAAAGCCAGTCCTGGCTGCTGGTTGGCAGTATAGGCGTGCAAAATGCATCGATGTCGTTCGAACATCGTAGTGAAGTCTTCAATTCCGCCGGATTGATTAACCCGTCCGGAGAACTGGCCGCCCGCTACGACAAGACTCATCTCGTACCTTTCGGCGAATACATTCCATTCCAGCGCCTTCTCCCGTTCATGAATATGTTGACCGACCAGATCGGCAACTTCGCCTGGGGGCACTCCCGGGAGCCGCTGGAGGCAGGCGGGCAAAAGCTGGGAATCGCGATCTGCTACGAATCAATTTTTCCCGACGAAGTCCGCGAATACGTGCAGCGTGGAGCCGACGTCCTGATCAATCTGACCAACGACGGCTGGTACGGCGACAGCGGCGCCTGGAAACAGCATCTTGAAATGACGCAGATGAGGGCCATCGAAAATGGCCGCTGGATGCTGGTTGCAACGAATACCGGCAAGACCGCCTCGGTCGATCCTTATGGCCGGATCGTGGCCGCCACGGGCCGTAAATTCCGTACGACTCTTTCCGCACCCTACAGCCTGCTTTCGAGTACCACGTTCTACACGCGGCATGGGGATTGGTTCGCGGTTCTCTGTGCGATAATTTCTTTAGGCGCAATCCCAGCGCGTTTTGTTTTTCGCAAATATGAGCGACAACCTTCTAGCTGA
- a CDS encoding APC family permease translates to MLTFISYWRAAAIVLNDLGSSAFYACGIAEQAVGKSAAWFIVGVMLFSFTVRAVYVESCSMFVRGGVYRVVKEALGGTLAKVSVSALMFDYILTGPISGVSAGQYIAGLVNDTLVTADAHGWIPRAVHTIFHGTPHINVNWTSVVLALVVTIYYWHENIKGIHESSERALQVMQITTVMVVILLGWSAFTLVKSGYQSVPLPTPENLHFSKESLGFLKSSFPEQGLAKMFGILGILMAFGHSVLAMSGEESLAQVNRELAHPKLKNLKKAAIVIAIYSFVFTGLTALLSVMLIPDAVRVPVYKDNLIAGLAMHLYGPEILRLLFRAFVVVVGFLILSGAVNTAIIGSNGVLNRVSEDGVLADWFRFPHRKYGTSSRIINMVVVLQILTILASRGDVYVLGEAYAFGVIWSFTFNSLAMLVLRFKYKGERGWKVPPNITIGGREFPIGLASVFLVLLATAIVNLFTKSVATVAGVSFAVVFFVVFSVSERVNNRKSALAQKTMKDQFQLLQSDTVERASLNIRRGNVLVPVRDYNTLAHLRWALERIDTREQDVVVMSARVSRFGAAAYDLSMEQIFSDYEQTLFTRAVSVAESVGKHVSLLVVPAADVWSAIVQTANNLDSSAVVLGLSSKMLPAEQALALGQSWEGLPEPKRQFVLQIVHPEGKVDSFRIGPHTPTMMNEDVLLLHRLWLNITREPGLENVHHHEILTEALTRFARDYGARDRQEIIKELRRISGEGSTFAPRRSAGPTLPMQVEPSQSDPKNGPPTAI, encoded by the coding sequence ATGCTGACGTTCATCTCCTACTGGCGCGCGGCTGCGATCGTGCTCAACGACCTTGGCTCTTCCGCCTTTTATGCATGCGGCATCGCCGAACAGGCCGTCGGAAAATCAGCAGCCTGGTTCATCGTGGGCGTCATGCTGTTCTCGTTTACGGTACGAGCGGTGTATGTCGAGAGCTGCTCGATGTTTGTCCGGGGCGGCGTTTATCGAGTCGTAAAAGAGGCTTTAGGCGGAACTCTCGCCAAGGTCAGCGTTTCTGCGCTGATGTTCGACTACATCCTGACCGGGCCGATCTCGGGAGTATCCGCCGGCCAATATATTGCCGGACTGGTGAACGATACCCTGGTCACCGCCGACGCGCACGGCTGGATCCCGCGCGCCGTCCACACAATTTTCCACGGTACTCCGCACATCAACGTCAACTGGACCTCGGTCGTGCTGGCGCTGGTTGTCACGATTTATTACTGGCACGAAAACATCAAGGGCATCCACGAGTCGAGCGAACGGGCGCTGCAGGTCATGCAGATCACAACCGTGATGGTGGTCATTCTGCTCGGCTGGTCGGCCTTCACGCTGGTCAAATCCGGGTATCAGTCCGTACCTCTGCCAACGCCCGAGAATCTCCATTTCAGCAAGGAATCGCTTGGCTTCCTGAAAAGCAGCTTCCCGGAGCAGGGCCTGGCGAAGATGTTCGGCATACTCGGAATCCTGATGGCATTCGGGCACTCCGTGCTTGCCATGAGCGGCGAGGAATCGCTGGCTCAGGTCAATCGTGAACTGGCACATCCGAAGCTGAAGAACCTGAAAAAGGCCGCGATCGTCATCGCGATCTATAGTTTCGTATTCACCGGACTGACCGCCCTTCTGTCGGTCATGCTGATTCCGGACGCGGTCCGAGTCCCCGTTTACAAGGACAACCTGATTGCCGGACTGGCCATGCATTTGTACGGGCCGGAAATCCTGCGCCTGCTGTTCCGGGCGTTTGTTGTGGTCGTCGGCTTCCTGATTCTTTCGGGTGCGGTCAACACCGCAATCATCGGATCCAATGGCGTCTTGAACCGGGTTTCGGAAGACGGAGTTCTGGCCGACTGGTTCCGCTTTCCTCATCGCAAGTACGGCACCAGTTCCCGCATTATCAACATGGTGGTCGTTCTCCAGATTTTGACCATCCTGGCGAGCCGGGGAGATGTCTACGTCCTCGGCGAAGCGTACGCGTTCGGCGTGATCTGGAGCTTTACGTTTAACAGCCTGGCCATGCTGGTTCTGCGCTTTAAATACAAAGGCGAGCGTGGCTGGAAAGTGCCGCCGAATATCACGATTGGCGGACGGGAATTCCCGATTGGCCTGGCTTCGGTGTTTTTGGTATTGCTCGCAACCGCAATCGTGAACCTGTTCACGAAGTCGGTCGCGACGGTGGCTGGAGTTTCGTTTGCGGTTGTGTTCTTTGTGGTCTTCAGCGTGTCCGAGCGTGTGAACAATCGCAAGTCCGCGCTGGCGCAGAAGACGATGAAAGACCAGTTCCAACTCCTGCAGAGTGACACGGTCGAGCGCGCGTCGCTCAACATTCGCCGGGGCAATGTGCTGGTTCCCGTGCGCGATTACAACACGCTGGCTCACCTGCGCTGGGCTCTGGAGCGGATCGACACCCGGGAGCAGGATGTAGTCGTGATGTCGGCGCGAGTCAGCCGGTTTGGCGCGGCCGCCTACGACCTTTCCATGGAACAGATTTTCAGTGACTACGAGCAGACGCTGTTTACGCGCGCTGTGTCAGTAGCGGAGAGCGTCGGAAAACACGTGTCATTGCTAGTGGTTCCGGCCGCCGACGTCTGGTCTGCGATCGTACAGACGGCCAACAATCTCGACTCCTCGGCGGTCGTGCTGGGCCTGTCCAGCAAGATGCTGCCTGCGGAGCAAGCTTTGGCGCTGGGACAATCCTGGGAAGGCCTGCCGGAACCGAAGCGCCAGTTTGTGCTGCAAATCGTTCATCCCGAAGGTAAGGTGGATTCCTTCCGTATCGGTCCACACACGCCGACCATGATGAACGAGGATGTTCTGCTGCTCCACCGCTTGTGGCTGAACATCACCCGCGAACCGGGACTGGAAAATGTTCACCACCATGAAATCCTGACCGAAGCGTTGACTCGCTTCGCCCGTGATTACGGAGCTCGCGATCGTCAGGAAATCATCAAGGAATTGCGCCGGATCAGTGGCGAAGGCAGCACGTTTGCGCCGCGTCGCAGCGCGGGTCCGACTCTACCCATGCAAGTCGAACCCAGCCAGTCTGATCCTAAGAACGGCCCGCCGACCGCGATTTAA
- a CDS encoding response regulator transcription factor, translating to MKAAVARKPLIRIAVVESDPLRFVGFRALFDSEPDLELVSASLADLSQLPSIDLALLGNRSGQNLFDIMASLKAVRPDVRIIVTGSGMDEESILKAIAAGAKGYVDEAASPTEFVQALRVVNQGSVWAPRHVLSTFIERVTQSPGRIFPAGRVTFTDREKEVLEMLVAGRSNKEIGAALGIEERTVKAHVAKLMRKVGVQNRIALSVHAITHSLVTAK from the coding sequence ATGAAAGCTGCAGTCGCGAGAAAGCCGCTTATTCGTATTGCCGTCGTGGAAAGTGATCCGCTTCGGTTTGTGGGATTCCGCGCGCTCTTCGATTCGGAACCGGATCTGGAACTGGTCTCCGCCTCACTGGCCGATCTAAGCCAGCTACCCAGTATTGATCTGGCTCTGCTCGGCAACCGCTCGGGTCAAAATTTATTCGACATTATGGCGAGCCTTAAAGCGGTGCGCCCGGATGTCCGCATCATCGTTACGGGATCAGGCATGGACGAGGAGAGCATCCTCAAAGCGATCGCCGCCGGCGCCAAGGGATATGTGGACGAAGCCGCGTCGCCGACCGAGTTTGTGCAGGCTCTGCGCGTCGTCAACCAGGGCTCAGTCTGGGCTCCGCGTCACGTACTCTCGACGTTCATCGAACGCGTCACGCAGTCGCCGGGCCGCATTTTCCCGGCCGGACGCGTCACCTTCACCGACCGCGAAAAAGAAGTTCTGGAAATGCTGGTCGCAGGACGCTCCAATAAAGAAATCGGCGCGGCTCTGGGAATCGAAGAACGCACCGTGAAAGCACACGTGGCCAAACTGATGCGAAAAGTTGGAGTGCAGAATCGCATCGCGCTTTCGGTCCACGCCATTACCCATTCGCTGGTGACAGCGAAATAG